The genomic DNA GCCTCATgcctgctgttcctgctgccaAGAGCAAGCTGCCCATGCTGGCTGCCTGGCCAACACACCAAGTAGAGATGGGATTTAAGATGTACTGCATGGTGTCATAGATGGCCAAACCTGCTGTCACCACACCGCCTGTGGGGAGAGAGTTTTTGTTAATGAAGTTAGGAGTTCCTGACATCTAAGAATTTGAACAAAGAAAATTAACAGAAACTTGGCAAATATTCATTTTGTGCAGCAAAAAGTTTACTCACTGActaatttgcatttttctgttgGCTCTGGTGCATTTGCCCTGTCTAATCCTGACTAACGCTGTCTCATAATATGACGGCCTAATGTTGATGTATTGCGCACTGAAATGCAAATATTGCACAAACCTGCTTGTTTCAAATTCCATAATCaacaaagattaaaaacaaTTGAAAGAACAATTAAAATATCCTAAAGAGATTAATTAAGGAATTAGAGGATAAATGATCAAAACTACTATTTATGAAgaagcttaaaaaaaataaacaaaaaaaagatgtgtagttttttttcccccccaagtACCATCTCACCAGGGCTGTTGATGTACATGTGAATGGGTTTGTTGTTACTTTCTGACTGAAGAAAGAGCAGCTGAGCAATAACCAGACTGGCTACAGAGTCATCAATCtaagagagaaaaacacaatataACAGAATATGTATGGATATACAATATAACATATGTCACTGGAATAGGAATAGAATTTTCATGAAATTCAGAGCAGACACTTACAGGACCCATTACACAAACGATTCTCTCCCTCAGGAGGCGAGAATAGATGTCATATGCCCGTTCTCCTCTCCCCTAAAAAGACAGTCATAATTAAAATAAGTAAAACAGtaattttataaaaacaaactACACAAGTTTGGGAGAGCAAATAGAGGAAAGACTtttatgaagaggaggaagtgcaaTTATtagaatgaatgaaaacaggcCATAAACGGATGAATGGAGCTATTATGTCAGGAGAAACCAGGGTACATACAGTATGTTCACTGTACAGTCACACTAAAATATCATTTATATACaagacctctttttttttaatgtgaaacaCATTTCTATATGAAAAGTGAAATGTCTGTAGGTCATTGTTCACATATTGCCTTATAGGCAGTATGGGAACAATGACATATTGACATTGTACCCTGGTTTCTCCTTTGAGCATAAGAGCTTTCCATCATGGTTCCTGCACAACGTCCACCTCAAAGTAGTAGGAGATGATATTTCGATGGGTTAAATCCAATATCTGCAAAACCATACTTGTGAATTCAGTGAGTGAGGGTTTTTCCCCCACTATATGTCTGATCTAAAAGAAAAAGCTATTGATAAAAGAGACACAGTGAACATTGTTGGATTAAGAGTGACAGTTAGGCTTATTTAATTCTCGGGTGTGTTTTGGACCTTTGTCCTTTAGATCATACATGAGAATTCCCTGATCTAATGTTTCTCAGTGCATTCCAGTAAGTCAGGTCTCACACTGTGAGAAACCCAATGGGCTTGCGGAAGGAGTTTGTAAATAGTCATAGTAAATAGAGCTTTAAATCCACGCAGCAATAGTTTTCATTGAAATACTTACTGTCTGCTCCACAACTATGGGTACAAGAGGGCTTCTCCATACAGGACTGTGGTGGATCaacctgctgtgtttcagtgtcAACCCTCCGATATGCAACACCCTCTGAAAAGATATGCAATGTTTTACTTCTGTTTGATTCAAGTTACAGAAAATATCCCCGGGAATAAGAGTTAGATACTGTGATTCAAACGTGATAAATGCTTACTTCGTTACAGAAATAATGAATTTTGAATCCATCGTGC from Takifugu rubripes chromosome 5, fTakRub1.2, whole genome shotgun sequence includes the following:
- the clpp gene encoding ATP-dependent Clp protease proteolytic subunit, mitochondrial, translated to MLLRRVLHIGGLTLKHSRLIHHSPVWRSPLVPIVVEQTGRGERAYDIYSRLLRERIVCVMGPIDDSVASLVIAQLLFLQSESNNKPIHMYINSPGGVVTAGLAIYDTMQYILNPISTWCVGQAASMGSLLLAAGTAGMRHSLPNARVMIHQPSGGARGQATDIAIQAEEILKLKRQINNIYAKHTGQPLETIESVMERDRYLSPMEAQDFGLIDLVLVHPPQAGQDEPELVQKEPAAASPAAQPESPAAEQSPMGTNPPSSYKPEP